In Coregonus clupeaformis isolate EN_2021a chromosome 5, ASM2061545v1, whole genome shotgun sequence, the sequence tctctctctctctctctctctctctctctctctctctctctctctctctctctctctctgtgtcattgAGACGCCCATTCCATTGACCCTGAATGACGTTTTGCGCACCTGTGCCCTATATCCTCTGCATTGTGGCACATCAAACCTACCCTATCAAACTTTTGATTAGTGGAATCACGTGTTCAGTAGTAGGGCAAAAACACccatttgggtccccaggaccagaatTAAGAAAGACTGGCCTTCATAAACCTTGGTAACCTGGCTTCTAAAATGGCAGAtggtgaagaagaagaagaacaacaacaacaataataaatgtgtgtgtctgtgcctgtgtgcttgcatgtgagagaaggagagagaaagaaggagagaatgaAGCCTTTAATtctgcagagagaaagagggggggagatAATTCCCAGTGAGGTGCAGCTAAGCAGCTGCAGGGTACAGACTGGCACACCAGAGGGATTAATGTGTGACAGAGCCAACGTTATGCCCTGCCTAGGACACTCCCATTATGCCACTAGGAGGATAAACCATCACTGGCTTCCATCCACTCACAAACATTTAGAAACATTGATACAAATACAACCATAGAGATTGATCCAGTATTAATAACTATGAATACAACACACTAAAAGACACATAACAAAATATTTCCCTCATGTAATCGAAGGGAATTCTATTACTATATTGCTTTGTTACAGCAATACAAACCAAACAAATTGCCACATAGGTCTACTGTATAGACTACTATAAGACTGTTACAGTAACTTCAAGATGTTTGAGCAGCAAATGTAAACCAGGGGCTGTATGTATCAATTATCACAGAGTAgaagtactgatctaggatcaggtcccccctgtccatgtaatcgtattaattgtgatctaaaaggctcaACTGATCCTACATCAGCACTCCTCTGAGACGCTTCAGACATACCTCATCTAAAATAATAGATTAGGTTTGCGACAGGGATTCTAGGCTTCTGCCAGCTAGAGGAAGTGTAGAAGGAAGTGTAGCAGGGTCGTAGCAAgtccaaagtgtgtgtgtgtgtgtgtgtgtgtcaggatgcAGCTGCGGGCCAGGCGTCTCGGGTGGTGTGTGTGAAGGGAAGCAGGATGCGGGCAGGACAGATCAATTGTGAGACATCAGCGTATTCCTCACCAAAATACACCCGCTACACTACaatcagagagagaaaggaggagagcagGCCAAGAGGCTGACTGAGGGAGAGTTTATGCAGGTTAAAGTTAAATCACTCTTTACAGGACTACCTCATAATGCTAAGGTGATTCTTTATTTATTCAAATCATATAACATGCAAATGGGTCCACACAGACTGTTATGCACAATCTCCCTAGTAACCCTGTTTGATTTGAGTTTCTCCCACAATTCATTGCAATGTCTCTGTGTTTGCATGGCTTGGTGTTTTGATGTGTGTGGAGGGGGTGAATGTGGTTTGGTGGTAGGGCAGGGGCATCATGTCAGCTAAACCTAGGGAATGGATGGCAAAGGGACATTCTCCTCCAATGAATGTTTATCCAATTGAAGCTCctttactgcatttctacacaatttaaaaactctaaaatgcAATTTGGACCTTgttgctgtagcttcattcacctcagtcaatAGGGGACTTAACATTCTAgaaaaccagtggaggctgctgaggggaggatggctcattttaatggctggaactgagcaaatggaatagcatcaaacacctggaaaccatgtgtttgttgtatttgttaccattccacgtattccactccagccattaccacgagcccgttctccccaattaaggtaccaccaacctcctgtgctacaAACATGTCATACAAGAATTAGCTGCTACGCACTAGCTCAGCACCAGGATTAAAACTCTAGTTTGGTTTCATGtcaagtcaaacagcagttacctagCCAAAGCCATCTACTACAGCCATCTTTACCTCTGCACTGTTTTGAGAAAAGGTTGCGCAGTTCCCTGCAGCTGCGTGATGTTCTCTCCATAAAGccattcatccatccatacaAACAGCCTTCCCTCCTGCTCCTAGGtgtctgcatggtcctaaagtcAGCCCGTATAGTTCCGCTAAACTGCATTTGCCTTTTAATCAGGATTTTAATTATTTTAGAAGCCTATTTTAAATTGTTTGTGTTGTAGGGTATGGCGACTGCCATATCCAATTGACACCCCTGTGATTAGATTAGAAGATGACATGGATATGTTATGGAACAGCAGGGTGCATGTGATGAGTGTGTCTCAAGCGACACGTTTGTGTtggtgggatgtgtgtgtgtgtgtgtgtgtgcgtgggcatttgtgtggagagtgtgtgtgggacTGGGTGAGAGACTGAGGCAACAGGCTGGGGAATCTTCCATGCACACAGTCCTTGAGGCTCTTGGCTCTGCCACTTCctggactgtgtcccaaatggcaccctattccctacatagggaatagggtgccagttggggaTGCATACCTGGATATTTCAGGAGCAGATCTATTATTGATCAGGGTCCTGCTGGTCACCAGAGAGACAACATGGCTGCCAGTCTGACTCACTGACTGAGCAAAATGTGAGACTCACAccggaaggagagggaaggagggagacagagagagagacagagatagagagagggcaaTCTGAGAACAGCCTAGGGGTTGGATGCAGTGGGAAAGGAAAGGAGAAGGACATTTGGAGCAAAATAAACCAATACATAGCAACTACCAGTAACATAATgccaggaggtgagagagagagaaagtgactcTAAATGGCTGAAATGAAGAAGTGTTTTAGCAGCAGCTGCAGGGAAACATTTTATGAATAGGCATGGCTGTCTCCAGGGTAACAGAGATCATGTCCTTATCATCAGTGTATTTCAATGTATTCTGTCCTTTAACCCTGGAAGACGcaagaacgcacacacacacacacctaaaaacaccacatacagtggggaaaaaaagtatttagtcagccaccaattgtgcaagttctcccacttaaaaagatgagagaggcctgtaattttcatcataggtacacgtcaactatgacagacaaattaaaaaaaaaaatccagaaaatcccattgtaggatttttaatgaatttatttgcaaattatggtggaaaataagtatttggtcacctacaaacaagcaagatttctggctctcacagaccgtaacttcttctttaagaggctcctctgtcctccactcgttacctgtattaatggcacctgtttgaacttattatcagtataaaagacacctgtccacaacctcaaacagtcacactccaaacttcacaatggccaagaccaaagagctgtcaaagcgacaccaaaaacaaaattgtagacctgcaccaggctgggaagactgaatctgcaataggtaagcagcttggtttgaagaaatcaactgtgggagcaattattaggaaatggaagacatacaagaccactgataatctccctcgatctggggctccacgcaagatctcaccccgtggggtcaaaatgatcacaagaacggtgagcaaaaatcccagaaccacacggggggacctagtgaatgacctgcagagagctgggaccaaagtaacaaagccaaccatcagtaacacactacgccgccagggactcaaatcctgcagtgcgagacgtgtccccctgcttaagccagtacatgtccaggcccgtctgaagtgcatttggatgatccagaagaggattgggagaatgtcatatggtcagatgaaaccaaaatataactttttggtaaaaactcaactcgtcatgtttggaggacaaagaatgctgagttgcatccaaagaacaccatacctactgtgaagcatggggttggaaacatcatgctttggggctgtttttctgtaaagggaccaggacgactgatccgtgtaaaggaaagaatgaatggggccatgtatcgtgagattttgagtgaaaccctccttccatcagcaagggcattgaagatgaaacgtggctgggtctttcagcatgacaatgatcccaaacacaccgcccgggcaacgaaggagtggcttcgtaagaagcatttcaaggtcctggagtggcctagccagtctccagatctcaacccccatagaaaatctttggagggagttgaaagtctgtgttgcccagcgacagccccaaaacatcactgctctagaggagatctgcatggaggaatgggccaaaataccagcaacagtgtgtgaaaaccttgtgaagacttacagaaaacgtttgacctgtgtcattgccaacaaagggtatataacaaagtattgagaaacttttgttattgaccaaatactttttttccaccatcatatgccaataaattcattaaaaatcctacaatgtgattttctggatttttttttctcattttgtctgtcatagttgacgtgtacctatgatgaaaattacaggcctctctcatctttttaagtgggagaacttgcacaattggtggctgactaaatactttttttccccactgtatacctacTCAATACCTGTCACAATATATAGGCCTAGCTTTGGAAAAATGCTGAGTGAATATGTAATATGGTTTCATTACAATAACAACTTTGTTGTGTTTGTGAATCAGTTGAATATCCTGGTGGACACAGGCAGCAGTAACTTTGCAGTGGGGGCAGCTGCTCACCCTTTCCTCCGCAGATACTACCATCGCTCACTGTGAGTACCACGGGTTCTTATTACAATACACTGAAAGTGCTTGAAAACTTTACTGCTGACATGCACAATGCTTTGGGAccatatcaacagtggactaatgcgtaaactatccctttaaatatTATATTAAATATGAATCCCATTGAACAGTGAATCTCAGTGGGATCTCTCCCTTTTAGATTACCCTGTACATACTTCCCTTGGTGGACTTATACAGTAAGCACCTTTTCTCCCCTGCTGTTCATAGGTCTAACTCCTACCGCGACCTTGGGCGCAGTGTTTACGTACCCTACACCCAGGGCCGCTGGGAGGGCGAGCTGGGCACTGACCTGGTGTCTGTGCCGCACGGCCCCAATGCCTCGCTCCGTGCCAACATCGCTGCCATTACCCAGTCGGACCGCTTCTTCATCAACGGATCCAACTGGGAGGGCATCCTGGGCCTGGCCTACGCCGAGATCGCCCGggtgagagggggggagagagagggagggaaagggaaaTGGGCTGGGCAGAAAACACATGggtgagaggggggaagaggaagatggagagggagggagagagggaaaagagagagggctGAGCAGAGATTGCCTGggtgagagtgagggagggagggagggagagagtgatcaGCTAGAGGGTCACTGGTGAGGGTAATGTGGAAAATGCACAGTGATGGATTTGTGGAGATACAATGTCAGTTTAGGCTTGTTGTCAACAAGATGGCTAAAATTACCACAGAATTGTTTTAGATTTTTCAACCCCCTCACTTTAATATAGTTATTCGTTACCCATCTTTAAATCCTTTCTAAATCCTCTAAACCCCCCATATCTGTTTAGCCTGATGAGACGCTGGAGCCTTTCTTTGACTCGCTGGTGCGGCAGACCCCCGTGCCCAACCTGTTCTCCCTGCAGATGTGTGGCGCAGGGTTCACCCAGAACTACAGCCTGGGCAGTGCCACCGTGGGTGGCAGCATGGTGAGAGAGATAGACATACAGTCGATAGGAAAAGGCACAGACACATTTTCTGTTTGAGGGAAATACACAGAAGTGGTGTGTTGTGTTAGTGTAACCAAGAGGGTTATATATAGAGATTGTATGTGCCAGGCAGGTAGGTCAGTATTGTTTAGTTATAATTTGTATTGCAAAGGCAATATGAAATGGAAAGTGTGTTGAGAGTTTTGGACCCAGCCTATGATACTGTCTGATTTGCTGTTTTCTTAGATCATTGGTGGAGTGGATTCTTCTCTCTATGTTGGGGACCTGTGGTACACCCCGATCCGCCGGGAGTGGTATTATGAGGTCATCATTGTGCGCATTGAGGTCAATGGTCAGGATCTCAACATGGACTGCAAGGAGGTGAGATACTGTAGCTGACGGGTTTGCTGAAGACCCTTTAATCAACATTATCCTCCCTATTTCATTCCACTTTCTCTTtaatatccaaagcgacttataggcATGTGTGCGTACATTTTAAGTAAGGGTGGCCCCTTctctttttatattttatttgctCCTGTATTCTCTTTAGTTAATCCTGAATATCTATCTATCACTAATAATGGTGCAGTAAGTGACAGTGAATAAAGAATGACAATTTGTTTCCTCTCTCTTGGCTTGTGTTTCTATCAGTACAACTATGATAAGAGCATTGTGGACAGCGGCACCACCAACCTCCGGCTCCCTCGCAAAGTGTTCCAGGCAGCCGTGAAGGCCATCGAGGCAGCCTCGTCTGTGAGTCCCTCCTCATAccttttctcatctctctctcactccccctctctctctgttgttttgTTCCCTCTCTTCTTTGTAGCTGACAGTTTCAGCTAGTGTCATGTGAAATCCCCTTTCTCAGGTGTAATGTCTGTAATAGTTTCATAGCTATCATCTTTCTCTAGTTTCTGCAATTGCTAAATATTCTTTATatccctctctcccacacacacacacacacacacacacacacacacacacacacacacacacacacacacacacacacaaaccccatgTCTTCTTATCAGACGGAGCAGTTTCCCTCTGGGTTCTGGTTGGGGGAGCAGCTGGTGTGCTGGCAGGCTGGCACCACCCCGTGGCACATCTTCCCTGTCATCTCGCTCTACCTAATGAGTGAGAACCGCAACCAGTCCTTCCGCATCTCCATTCTCCCACAGGTaacagtgtctgtctgtgtactTACCT encodes:
- the LOC121563654 gene encoding beta-secretase 1 codes for the protein MEALCPRWMVFLWTIVGLFVCVSFGSNEAEVEPNSSGPLAIHFPLRQGPLSETQPPPVAPQRSSSAARRRRGVSRINFVDMIDNLRGKSGQGYYVEMAVGSPLQKLNILVDTGSSNFAVGAAAHPFLRRYYHRSLSNSYRDLGRSVYVPYTQGRWEGELGTDLVSVPHGPNASLRANIAAITQSDRFFINGSNWEGILGLAYAEIARPDETLEPFFDSLVRQTPVPNLFSLQMCGAGFTQNYSLGSATVGGSMIIGGVDSSLYVGDLWYTPIRREWYYEVIIVRIEVNGQDLNMDCKEYNYDKSIVDSGTTNLRLPRKVFQAAVKAIEAASSTEQFPSGFWLGEQLVCWQAGTTPWHIFPVISLYLMSENRNQSFRISILPQQYLRPVEDVASAQEDCYKFAVSQSSTGTVMGAVIMEGFYVVFDRQRKRIGFAVSTCHVHDEFRTASVEGPFHGVDLEDCGYNIPQTDESTLMTIAYIMAGICALFMLPLCLMVCQWRFSRCLRPPGAGDLADDISLLK